From Jeotgalibaca dankookensis, one genomic window encodes:
- a CDS encoding BMC domain-containing protein: protein MIQEYVPGKQVTVAHVIAKPDSEIYVKLGVMNTREDAIGIMTISPSEASVIAVDIATKAADIEIGFVDRFSGSVVITGDVSSVTVALKEVLETMEVVLGFNRVELTIS from the coding sequence ATTATTCAAGAGTATGTGCCGGGGAAACAAGTTACAGTAGCACATGTCATCGCAAAACCAGATTCTGAAATTTATGTTAAGCTAGGAGTTATGAACACACGAGAAGATGCTATTGGAATTATGACCATATCCCCAAGTGAGGCGTCAGTCATAGCCGTGGATATTGCTACAAAAGCGGCAGACATAGAAATTGGGTTTGTCGACCGTTTTTCCGGTTCGGTAGTTATCACTGGAGATGTATCATCCGTTACTGTTGCGTTGAAAGAAGTTTTGGAAACGATGGAAGTAGTTTTAGGTTTTAACCGTGTAGAATTAACGATTAGCTAA
- a CDS encoding BMC domain-containing protein — MASTNALGMIETRGLVAAVEAADAMVKAANVTLVGKEQVGGGLVTVMVRGDVGAVKAATDAGAAAAEAVGELISVHVIPRPHMEVDAILPKYEG; from the coding sequence ATGGCAAGTACAAACGCATTAGGAATGATCGAAACTAGAGGATTAGTAGCAGCAGTAGAGGCAGCAGACGCAATGGTGAAAGCAGCTAACGTAACGTTAGTTGGAAAAGAGCAAGTCGGTGGCGGACTCGTAACTGTAATGGTTCGTGGAGATGTTGGAGCAGTTAAAGCAGCAACAGATGCAGGAGCAGCAGCAGCAGAAGCAGTTGGAGAACTAATCTCTGTACACGTAATTCCACGTCCACATATGGAAGTAGACGCAATTCTACCTAAGTACGAAGGATAA
- the eutL gene encoding ethanolamine utilization microcompartment protein EutL, whose amino-acid sequence MKNDRLGSNVLSVKIIPNVDDALAKELNLESNQKSLGIITSDCDDVTYVALDEATKKAAVDVVYAKSLYAGAANANTKLAGEVIGILAGPSPAEIRSGLDAAIEVIENGASFYSANEDDSIVYFAHCVSRTGLHLSKEANISEGGAVAYLIAPPLEAFYALDAALKAADVEMGVFYGPPTETNFAGALLTGSQSACNAACDAFAKAVQFVADNPTGY is encoded by the coding sequence ATGAAAAACGATCGTCTAGGCTCTAATGTTCTAAGTGTCAAAATCATTCCTAATGTGGATGATGCACTAGCAAAAGAATTAAATCTAGAATCTAATCAAAAGAGTTTGGGAATTATTACGTCTGATTGTGACGATGTGACTTATGTAGCACTCGATGAAGCAACAAAAAAAGCAGCAGTTGACGTAGTTTATGCAAAAAGTTTGTACGCAGGTGCAGCAAATGCAAATACAAAATTAGCTGGTGAAGTGATTGGGATTTTGGCTGGACCAAGTCCTGCAGAAATTCGTAGTGGACTAGATGCAGCAATTGAAGTGATTGAAAATGGTGCTAGCTTCTATAGTGCCAACGAAGACGACTCCATTGTTTACTTTGCACATTGTGTTTCCCGTACTGGGCTACATCTTTCCAAAGAAGCAAATATCTCTGAAGGTGGAGCAGTTGCTTACTTGATTGCACCTCCATTGGAAGCATTTTATGCATTGGACGCTGCTTTAAAAGCAGCTGATGTTGAAATGGGTGTTTTCTACGGACCACCTACAGAAACTAACTTTGCAGGTGCCTTGTTAACAGGTTCTCAATCAGCCTGTAATGCAGCTTGTGATGCGTTCGCAAAAGCAGTTCAATTTGTAGCTGATAATCCAACTGGATACTAG
- the eutC gene encoding ethanolamine ammonia-lyase subunit EutC produces MEELNLKEMIKSILSEMVEESPAAAPTVPTPSIATTKEKPAETKSGSEIEEGFIPDITEVNIRKQFLVPNAEDPEGYKKMKTFTPARLGLWRAGTRYKTEPALRFRADHAAAQDAVFSYINKDLVKEMNFVATETLCGDKDTYITRPDLGRKFSEEETQKIKNTVKPNSKVVVIVGDGLSSAAIEANIPDIIPSIRQGLKMHGLDFGDILFVTHCRVPAEDAIAEITGAEVVCLLIGERPGLVTAESMSAYLAYKPTVGMPESRRTVVSNIHQGGTPAVEAGAYIADIIKKMLDVKKSGLELREK; encoded by the coding sequence GTGGAAGAATTGAATTTGAAAGAAATGATCAAATCTATTTTAAGTGAAATGGTAGAAGAATCACCAGCTGCAGCACCAACTGTACCGACTCCATCAATTGCAACAACTAAAGAAAAACCAGCAGAGACGAAATCAGGTTCTGAGATAGAAGAAGGTTTTATTCCGGACATAACCGAAGTAAATATCCGAAAACAATTTTTAGTTCCGAATGCAGAAGATCCAGAAGGATATAAAAAAATGAAGACCTTCACGCCAGCCAGATTAGGTTTATGGAGAGCTGGAACACGTTATAAAACTGAACCAGCGCTTCGTTTCCGTGCAGACCACGCAGCCGCACAAGATGCCGTGTTTTCTTATATAAATAAAGATTTAGTTAAGGAAATGAACTTCGTTGCAACAGAAACACTTTGCGGTGATAAAGATACATATATTACACGTCCTGATTTGGGTAGAAAGTTTAGTGAAGAAGAAACACAAAAAATAAAAAATACTGTTAAACCAAATTCCAAAGTAGTTGTAATAGTAGGAGACGGCTTAAGTTCTGCAGCGATTGAAGCAAATATTCCAGATATCATACCTTCTATTCGTCAAGGATTGAAAATGCATGGATTAGACTTTGGTGATATCCTTTTCGTTACACACTGTCGCGTACCAGCAGAAGATGCGATTGCTGAAATTACCGGAGCAGAAGTAGTTTGTCTACTGATTGGTGAACGTCCAGGATTAGTAACAGCTGAATCAATGAGTGCTTATCTAGCATATAAACCGACTGTAGGAATGCCAGAGTCACGCAGAACAGTAGTTTCAAATATTCATCAAGGTGGAACCCCTGCTGTTGAAGCGGGTGCTTACATAGCTGACATCATCAAAAAAATGTTGGATGTGAAGAAGTCCGGTCTTGAATTAAGAGAAAAATAA
- the eutA gene encoding ethanolamine ammonia-lyase reactivating factor EutA: protein MAEKLLSVGIDIGTSTTQLVLSELYIENMASAFTIPRISITDKKVIYKSDILFTPILENNLIDSEKITKFVEEQYQKAKISKKDIQTGAIIITGETVRKENARIVAEALSGFAGDFVVATAGPDLESIIAGKGAGTHSYSTRYHTTTVNFDVGGGTTNMVCFHDGDIVDTGCFDIGGRLIKVNKQEEITYISPKLTQIIKKEGLQLRLHSKIDLTDLNKLLSIMVQVLENSLGVGKKSPYYDLLITNKDLQTERKIEYISFSGGVADYIESGISQDVFKYGDIGILLGKKIAGSKLYNQFEVIPSVETIRATVVGAGSHTTDISGSTITYKEHVLPLQNIPVLKLSQEEEHTDDLSVLPEIIESKLNWFEMEGEQQIIGLALDGARNPSYLYIQDLANVLIKGLQKVIDKKDPLVILLKEDMAKALGHSLYAQLPKDYPFVCIDSIHVRNGDYIDIGNPIGDGSVLPIVVKTLVFN, encoded by the coding sequence ATGGCAGAAAAGCTACTGAGCGTTGGAATTGATATCGGGACTTCTACTACTCAATTAGTTCTATCAGAATTATATATCGAAAATATGGCATCAGCTTTTACCATTCCAAGGATATCAATTACGGATAAAAAAGTTATTTATAAAAGTGATATTCTTTTTACGCCTATTTTAGAAAACAACCTGATTGATAGCGAGAAAATCACTAAATTTGTAGAAGAACAATATCAAAAAGCAAAGATTAGTAAGAAAGACATTCAAACAGGAGCTATTATCATTACTGGAGAGACAGTTCGTAAAGAAAATGCAAGAATTGTAGCAGAAGCTCTAAGTGGTTTTGCTGGAGATTTCGTAGTTGCAACTGCTGGTCCCGATTTAGAAAGTATTATTGCTGGTAAAGGAGCAGGGACTCATTCCTATTCTACTCGCTATCATACAACTACTGTTAATTTTGATGTAGGTGGAGGAACGACCAATATGGTTTGCTTCCATGACGGAGACATCGTTGATACAGGTTGTTTTGATATTGGTGGAAGACTCATTAAAGTGAACAAACAAGAAGAAATCACTTATATTTCTCCAAAATTAACACAAATTATTAAGAAGGAAGGATTACAGCTCCGCCTTCATAGCAAAATAGACTTGACTGATTTAAATAAGCTACTATCTATTATGGTTCAAGTTTTAGAAAATAGTTTGGGTGTAGGAAAAAAAAGTCCTTATTACGATCTTCTTATTACAAATAAAGATTTACAAACGGAACGTAAAATTGAATATATTTCCTTTTCAGGAGGTGTTGCCGATTATATCGAATCAGGTATAAGCCAAGATGTATTTAAATATGGTGACATTGGGATTTTATTAGGAAAAAAAATTGCTGGTTCAAAATTATACAATCAATTTGAAGTAATTCCAAGTGTGGAAACGATTCGAGCAACGGTTGTTGGAGCAGGCTCTCACACAACAGATATTAGTGGAAGCACCATTACTTATAAAGAACATGTGTTACCTCTTCAAAATATTCCGGTATTAAAATTGTCACAAGAAGAAGAACACACAGATGATTTATCTGTATTGCCAGAAATAATTGAATCGAAATTAAACTGGTTTGAAATGGAAGGCGAACAACAAATTATTGGTTTGGCATTAGATGGGGCTAGAAATCCAAGCTACCTCTATATTCAAGATTTAGCTAATGTATTGATAAAAGGTTTACAAAAGGTGATCGATAAAAAAGATCCCCTTGTTATCTTGCTAAAGGAAGATATGGCGAAGGCCTTGGGTCATAGTTTATATGCCCAGCTTCCGAAAGATTATCCGTTTGTTTGTATCGATAGTATTCATGTAAGAAATGGTGATTATATTGACATTGGTAATCCAATTGGGGATGGTTCAGTACTCCCAATTGTTGTGAAAACTCTTGTATTTAACTAG
- a CDS encoding ANTAR domain-containing response regulator, which produces MSGRIIIVDDEPITRLDIKDMLETAGYEVVGEAADGFEAIRACQEKKPDLVIMDIKMPILDGLTASKKIVEEGTASGIILLTAYSDKQYIIKAKQFGALGYLVKPLHEQSLLPMVELSLAKGNEFKEMSKELERLSKKLEERKMIEKAKGKLMQIENITEEDAYTKIRNISMEKRVPMIEVAELMVMLDE; this is translated from the coding sequence ATGAGTGGAAGAATCATTATAGTGGATGATGAACCAATTACAAGACTAGATATAAAGGATATGCTCGAAACAGCTGGGTACGAAGTAGTAGGAGAAGCTGCTGACGGGTTTGAAGCAATACGGGCTTGCCAAGAAAAAAAACCAGATCTAGTTATTATGGATATTAAAATGCCAATTCTTGATGGATTGACGGCTTCTAAAAAAATAGTTGAAGAAGGGACTGCATCGGGTATTATATTGCTGACAGCTTATAGCGATAAGCAGTATATTATTAAAGCAAAACAATTCGGGGCCCTAGGTTATTTAGTAAAACCGCTTCATGAACAATCTTTATTACCAATGGTTGAGCTTTCCTTAGCAAAAGGAAATGAATTTAAGGAAATGTCTAAAGAGTTAGAGCGGTTATCTAAAAAACTGGAAGAACGAAAAATGATTGAAAAGGCAAAAGGTAAGTTAATGCAAATAGAAAATATTACCGAAGAAGACGCTTACACGAAAATACGCAATATAAGTATGGAGAAGCGTGTACCAATGATTGAGGTAGCTGAATTAATGGTGATGTTAGATGAATAA
- a CDS encoding acetaldehyde dehydrogenase (acetylating) → MNLTDKDLLSIQETRDLIKKAKEAQKKLAELSQEEIDTIVKVMAKAAYDNRVKLAKMAEKETGFGRWQDKVLKNAFASRDVLNAIKDMKTIGVVNHDEKLKVMEVAVPVGVIAGLIPSTNPTSTAIYKALISVKAGNSIVFSPHPSALECIRESIRLMDEAGRKVGLPEGTLGVITQVTMQATHELMTHKDTNLILATGGSAMVRAAYSSGTPAIGVGPGNGPAFIERTADIPKAVKQIMDSKTFDNGTICASEQSIIVEEVSKKKVVDEFKRQGAYFLPKEDAEKLEKFILRPDGRMNAKIVGQTPQTIADLAKIKIPANTRVLIAEETRVGLHAPYSREKLGPILAFYTAETWEAACDLSIKILMQEGAGHTMAIHSTDDAVIQEFALRKPVSRLLVNTSATLGGIGATTNIFPALTLGCGAVGGSSTSDNIGPQNLFNMRRIAWGVRELEDLRGEDVFEEDSKDINETDMDKDQLVDLLVKRVLEKLQ, encoded by the coding sequence ATGAATCTAACTGATAAAGACCTTTTGTCCATTCAAGAGACGAGAGATCTCATCAAGAAGGCAAAAGAAGCACAAAAAAAATTAGCAGAGCTATCCCAAGAAGAAATTGATACAATTGTTAAAGTAATGGCAAAAGCAGCGTATGATAATCGTGTGAAATTAGCTAAAATGGCAGAAAAAGAAACAGGGTTTGGCAGATGGCAAGATAAAGTCTTAAAAAATGCTTTTGCTTCCCGTGATGTTTTGAATGCCATTAAAGATATGAAGACCATTGGTGTGGTCAATCATGATGAAAAACTGAAAGTAATGGAAGTTGCTGTACCAGTAGGAGTGATTGCTGGATTAATTCCTTCTACAAATCCTACTTCGACTGCCATTTACAAAGCGTTAATTTCGGTTAAAGCAGGAAATTCGATTGTATTCTCACCGCATCCAAGTGCTTTGGAATGTATTCGAGAGTCAATTCGCTTAATGGATGAAGCAGGTAGAAAAGTTGGCTTACCAGAAGGAACTTTAGGAGTAATTACTCAAGTAACGATGCAAGCAACTCATGAATTGATGACTCATAAAGATACAAACCTTATCTTAGCAACTGGCGGATCTGCGATGGTACGTGCAGCCTATTCTTCTGGTACACCAGCAATTGGTGTAGGACCCGGAAATGGCCCAGCATTTATTGAACGAACTGCAGATATTCCAAAAGCTGTCAAACAGATTATGGATTCAAAAACTTTTGATAATGGAACCATTTGTGCATCTGAACAGAGCATTATTGTAGAAGAAGTTAGCAAGAAAAAAGTTGTGGATGAATTTAAACGACAAGGAGCTTATTTCCTACCTAAAGAAGATGCTGAGAAACTTGAGAAATTCATACTCCGTCCAGATGGTAGAATGAACGCTAAAATTGTTGGACAAACTCCACAGACTATTGCAGACTTAGCTAAAATTAAAATACCAGCTAATACAAGAGTGTTGATTGCTGAAGAAACACGTGTTGGTCTCCATGCACCTTATTCAAGAGAAAAATTAGGACCAATCTTAGCATTCTATACTGCTGAAACATGGGAAGCTGCTTGCGATTTATCTATTAAGATCTTGATGCAAGAGGGTGCCGGACATACAATGGCAATCCATTCTACAGATGATGCAGTGATACAAGAGTTTGCTCTTCGTAAACCAGTTTCACGCTTATTAGTAAATACATCAGCAACTTTAGGTGGAATTGGTGCAACAACTAATATTTTCCCTGCATTAACATTAGGCTGTGGTGCAGTTGGTGGAAGTTCTACTTCTGACAATATTGGACCTCAAAACTTGTTCAATATGAGAAGAATTGCTTGGGGAGTCCGTGAGTTAGAGGACCTTCGAGGAGAAGATGTATTTGAAGAAGATTCAAAAGATATCAATGAAACAGACATGGACAAGGATCAGTTAGTAGATCTATTGGTAAAACGTGTCCTAGAAAAGTTACAATAA
- a CDS encoding sensor histidine kinase: MNNNHYDEDIQEICKKYTQLSKVEIQYLENQAEIILTNRTFDEFDVFIDVRNVFTGEAIVVSHRKPSNNPSIYEKRVVGKTAYRKDEPGPLRTLETSQNSIGLYARSQEGLLIKQTTYPIQYKDKTIAVLIVEKDLSNDIKANFDVSNLDRSYEEVSAVIEEMEIIDQSITNYIDDAILIFDENGLLQHHNKAANEYYQNFGYLNAINGLHYDNLALDLTTFEHIRESGTLGKPEAFKSREIKFDAYYFKIKTIYLPSKGIVIQIMKDISDKKAKESRIISELVTIQEIHHRVKNNLQTVVSLLRLQARRAESPEAKKVLNESVNRILSIAATHELLSKQKEDDVQLKMVLDVIIQNLTRFYAEGPDGIPVQLTSEIDSSIILESNKAVTIALATNELIQNCFDHAFEGIKQENAHVKVEVTQENEFIQIIIEDNGSGFIFEERSQHNLGLQIVTSFVEGKLNGIISTDSKSQGTRFRIAFKN; this comes from the coding sequence ATGAATAATAATCACTACGATGAAGATATTCAAGAAATTTGCAAAAAATATACTCAACTCAGTAAAGTGGAAATCCAATACTTAGAAAATCAAGCTGAAATCATATTAACAAACCGTACCTTTGATGAATTTGATGTTTTTATTGATGTACGGAATGTATTTACCGGTGAAGCAATTGTAGTATCTCACCGAAAGCCATCAAATAACCCTTCTATTTACGAAAAAAGAGTAGTAGGAAAAACAGCTTATCGTAAAGATGAACCAGGACCATTGCGAACTTTAGAAACTTCACAGAATTCGATTGGTTTATACGCTCGTAGTCAAGAAGGATTGTTAATAAAACAAACAACATATCCTATTCAATATAAAGATAAAACGATTGCCGTATTGATTGTTGAAAAAGATCTTAGCAATGATATTAAGGCAAATTTTGATGTATCTAATCTAGATCGGTCCTATGAAGAAGTTAGTGCAGTAATTGAAGAAATGGAAATTATTGATCAATCTATTACTAATTATATTGATGATGCTATCCTTATTTTTGATGAAAATGGTTTGTTACAACATCATAATAAAGCTGCAAATGAATACTATCAAAATTTTGGATATTTGAATGCGATTAATGGTTTGCATTATGATAACTTAGCTCTTGATTTAACAACTTTTGAACATATTCGTGAATCTGGTACTCTCGGTAAACCGGAAGCTTTCAAATCAAGAGAAATAAAGTTTGATGCTTATTATTTTAAAATTAAAACTATTTATCTTCCCTCTAAAGGAATCGTTATTCAGATTATGAAAGATATTAGTGATAAAAAAGCAAAAGAATCCCGTATTATTTCAGAATTAGTAACTATTCAAGAGATACATCATCGTGTTAAAAACAATTTACAGACTGTAGTTTCACTTTTACGTCTGCAAGCAAGAAGAGCAGAAAGTCCAGAAGCTAAGAAAGTACTAAATGAAAGCGTAAATCGAATCCTTTCGATCGCAGCAACACACGAACTGTTATCAAAACAAAAGGAAGACGATGTACAGCTGAAAATGGTATTGGATGTAATTATACAAAACCTAACTCGTTTTTATGCAGAAGGTCCTGATGGAATCCCTGTTCAACTAACAAGTGAAATTGACTCTTCAATCATTTTAGAGAGTAATAAAGCAGTAACTATAGCACTAGCAACGAATGAACTGATCCAAAATTGTTTTGACCACGCTTTTGAAGGAATAAAACAAGAAAATGCTCATGTGAAAGTAGAAGTCACTCAAGAAAACGAATTTATTCAAATTATTATTGAAGATAATGGGTCTGGATTCATTTTTGAAGAACGATCCCAACATAATTTAGGGCTACAAATTGTAACCAGTTTTGTTGAAGGAAAGTTAAATGGAATTATTAGTACAGATTCAAAATCTCAAGGGACAAGGTTCAGAATTGCTTTTAAAAATTAA
- a CDS encoding EutN/CcmL family microcompartment protein, with translation MLVGKVVGSLWATRKDEKLNGLKFLLVEKQLNETEVSPELVVAVDHVGAGVGEQVLITTGSSARISFENRTLPVDMVIVGIIDSVEYPKEE, from the coding sequence ATGTTAGTTGGAAAAGTAGTAGGAAGTCTATGGGCAACCCGAAAAGATGAAAAACTAAATGGCTTAAAATTTTTACTAGTAGAAAAACAATTGAACGAAACCGAAGTCAGCCCTGAATTAGTAGTGGCGGTAGACCATGTAGGCGCCGGTGTTGGAGAGCAAGTGCTCATCACGACCGGAAGTTCTGCACGGATTTCTTTTGAAAATCGTACACTACCTGTTGACATGGTCATTGTTGGAATCATTGATTCCGTTGAATATCCAAAAGAAGAATAA
- a CDS encoding BMC domain-containing protein gives MANKALGLIEVRGMLGAVLAADAALKAANVELLGNYSIRGGLTTVELLGDVAAVYAAVEAGVDSVKDMNLLISSHVIPRLDDQVERMLMKKDEVSNKDSEVDSLEEEENQLEDESTKEEHTENPPEVPEETELEEMKVVDLRSLAYKLNIETLTKKEIKYANKAELIRVLVKERMEDK, from the coding sequence ATGGCAAATAAAGCTTTAGGTTTAATTGAAGTTAGAGGAATGCTGGGAGCTGTTTTAGCAGCAGATGCTGCCTTGAAAGCTGCAAATGTCGAGCTTCTAGGAAACTATTCTATTCGTGGTGGTTTAACCACAGTAGAATTATTGGGTGATGTTGCTGCTGTATATGCAGCTGTGGAAGCAGGTGTTGATTCAGTGAAAGATATGAATTTGTTGATATCCAGTCATGTGATTCCACGATTGGATGATCAAGTAGAACGTATGTTGATGAAAAAAGATGAAGTCAGCAATAAAGATTCAGAAGTTGATTCGTTGGAAGAAGAGGAAAATCAGTTAGAAGATGAATCAACGAAAGAAGAACATACAGAAAATCCTCCTGAAGTACCTGAAGAAACAGAATTAGAAGAGATGAAAGTGGTAGATTTACGATCACTGGCATACAAACTGAATATTGAAACGTTGACAAAAAAAGAAATTAAATATGCTAATAAGGCTGAATTAATCAGAGTATTAGTAAAGGAAAGGATGGAGGATAAATGA
- the eutD gene encoding ethanolamine utilization phosphate acetyltransferase EutD has product MNISFDQLVEKVAEKIKNSMQQTFEIEASGRHVHLSREDIDTLFGKGYELNPAKFLSQPGQFASRERVTLVGSKGVLHNVIVLGPARGHSQVEISYTDANVLGVRAPLRNSGNIDGTPGIMIMNGTKQVILEKGLIVAKRHVHVQDKDASILGVKDKEIVQVEVMSERPLIFDDVTIRVSPHFETFMHIDFDEANACGFKKGTKGRIIKKD; this is encoded by the coding sequence ATGAATATTTCATTTGATCAATTAGTAGAAAAAGTCGCAGAAAAAATTAAAAACAGTATGCAGCAAACATTTGAGATAGAAGCTAGTGGAAGACACGTACACCTTTCCCGTGAAGATATTGATACTTTATTTGGAAAAGGATATGAATTAAACCCAGCTAAATTCCTATCTCAACCAGGGCAATTCGCTTCGAGAGAACGAGTCACTTTGGTTGGTTCAAAAGGAGTCCTACATAACGTTATCGTACTAGGACCCGCTCGTGGTCATAGTCAAGTTGAAATTTCTTACACAGATGCAAACGTGTTGGGAGTAAGAGCACCTTTACGAAATAGTGGGAATATTGACGGAACTCCAGGAATCATGATTATGAATGGAACCAAGCAAGTTATATTGGAAAAAGGATTAATCGTGGCTAAGCGACATGTTCATGTTCAAGATAAAGATGCAAGTATATTGGGTGTCAAAGACAAAGAAATTGTACAAGTCGAAGTGATGAGCGAGCGACCATTGATATTTGATGATGTGACGATTCGTGTCAGTCCTCATTTTGAAACATTTATGCATATTGATTTTGACGAAGCAAATGCTTGTGGATTTAAAAAAGGTACAAAAGGGCGCATCATAAAAAAGGACTGA
- a CDS encoding ethanolamine ammonia-lyase subunit EutB, with protein MILKTKLFGRTYEFKSVMEVMGKANEEKSGDQLAGVGAENSEERVAAKVVLSNLTLNDLFNNPAVPYEQDEVTRIIVDNTNLRTFEKIKNWTVSDLREWLLDLKTTNYDIHRISNGLTAEMIAAVAKIMGNMDLIMAAKKIIVTKTANTTIGVPGTFSARLQPNHPTDNIDGIMATLMEGLSMGIGDAVIGLNPVDDTTESVKRILHKFDDFINEWEIPTQHTVLAHVSTQMEAMEQGAPTGLVFQSIAGSEKANTAFGISGSMIREANDMALKMGTAVGPNVMYFETGQGSELSSDANHNVDQVTMEARCYGFAKEYDPFMVNTVVGFIGPEYLYDSQQVIRAGLEDHFMGKLSGISMGVDVCYTNHMKADQNDAENLAVLLAVAGVNFIMGIPNADDVMLNYQTTGFHETASIRQMLDLRPTKEFDEWMEKMGFSENGRLTERAGDASAFLKHN; from the coding sequence ATGATTCTAAAAACGAAACTTTTTGGCCGAACATATGAATTTAAATCGGTAATGGAAGTTATGGGAAAAGCGAACGAAGAAAAATCAGGTGATCAACTTGCGGGTGTAGGAGCTGAAAACTCAGAAGAAAGAGTTGCCGCTAAAGTAGTTCTTTCTAATCTAACATTAAATGATTTATTTAATAATCCAGCTGTTCCGTATGAACAGGATGAGGTAACAAGAATTATTGTGGATAATACAAATCTTCGTACTTTTGAAAAAATAAAAAACTGGACTGTATCTGATTTAAGAGAATGGCTCTTAGATTTAAAAACAACGAACTATGATATTCACAGGATTTCTAATGGATTGACAGCTGAAATGATTGCTGCAGTCGCAAAAATAATGGGGAACATGGATTTAATCATGGCTGCTAAAAAAATTATTGTTACTAAAACAGCAAATACAACCATTGGTGTGCCAGGAACATTTTCAGCCCGCCTCCAACCAAACCATCCGACAGATAATATTGATGGAATCATGGCAACTCTTATGGAAGGATTATCCATGGGAATCGGTGACGCTGTTATTGGTCTAAACCCAGTAGACGATACAACAGAAAGTGTAAAACGTATCCTTCACAAATTTGATGACTTTATAAATGAATGGGAAATTCCAACACAACACACCGTATTAGCACACGTATCTACTCAAATGGAAGCAATGGAGCAAGGTGCTCCAACTGGATTAGTTTTCCAATCGATTGCCGGATCTGAAAAAGCTAATACTGCTTTTGGTATTAGTGGTAGCATGATTCGTGAAGCTAATGATATGGCTCTAAAAATGGGTACCGCTGTTGGACCAAATGTCATGTACTTCGAAACAGGCCAAGGTTCTGAGTTGTCTTCAGATGCAAACCACAATGTCGACCAAGTAACAATGGAAGCAAGATGTTATGGATTTGCTAAAGAATATGATCCCTTTATGGTAAATACAGTAGTAGGATTTATCGGACCTGAATATTTATACGACTCACAACAGGTAATCCGAGCAGGGCTAGAAGATCATTTCATGGGTAAATTAAGTGGAATTTCTATGGGAGTTGACGTTTGTTATACAAACCATATGAAGGCAGACCAAAATGATGCTGAAAACTTGGCCGTTCTACTTGCTGTTGCAGGGGTAAACTTTATCATGGGTATCCCTAATGCGGATGATGTTATGTTGAACTATCAAACAACTGGATTCCATGAAACCGCTTCAATACGTCAAATGTTGGATTTACGTCCTACAAAAGAATTTGATGAATGGATGGAAAAAATGGGTTTTAGCGAAAATGGCCGTCTGACCGAAAGAGCTGGAGATGCTTCAGCGTTCTTGAAACACAACTAA